The Plectropomus leopardus isolate mb chromosome 2, YSFRI_Pleo_2.0, whole genome shotgun sequence genome has a window encoding:
- the LOC121954972 gene encoding inter-alpha-trypsin inhibitor heavy chain H3-like isoform X2 produces MVEVHSVKIDCTVMSRFAHTVMTSKALNKANFSQEIFFEVELPKTAFITNFSMEIDGQMYVGEVKEKEKAKKQYEKAVSSGQTAGLVKASGRKMEKFSVSVNIAANSSVTFILTYEELLQRKLGQYEILTRVTPQQPVQEFQIVALIYEPQGIAFVDATATFLSNELLPLVEKTVTDTKAQISFSPTLEQQRKCPGCESTIIDGDFIIKYDVKREQSIGEVQIVKGYFVHFFAPPDLARVPKNVVFVIDTSGSMSGRKIAQTRDALAAILKDLHEEDHFALIQFDHRIQTWKDSLTKATKGNVNKAITFVRKLKDDGSTNINDAVLMAVKMLMSEREKKNLPERSADIIILLTDGMPNSGESNLLQIQQNVRTAVGGRMTVFCLGFGNDVDYAFLDVMARQNKGLARRIFEGSDAAVQLKGFYEEVSSPLLLEVDLRYPVNAVGFLTKNHYSQLFNGSEIVVAGQLTDNDLDNFMVEVFGQGPEEDFQVRGRASEAKLDAMYPGQEYIFGDFTERLWAYLTIQQLLETSNIGTQQEKEEATAKALELSLRYSFVTPVTSMVVTKPDTEDGPDSPLIADKLTEDQRQKAERHRGSSASGRTFHGGSSHGSRLHNSPVRNDYYDSSSHGSSLHDSGSRTQSDVDGDPHFMIELPDRDDALCFNINDKPGTIFSLVRDPKSGFVVNGQIIGKKKVVEDGKINTYFGRFGIIHQKLGVRLEVSTWDISVFLNDKQLKLLWSDAASIKDADMELRLTKNCSLTVTLKHTVKFEVIKHTKVWKRRHDQQDYLGFYTLDSHHLSTSVHGLLGQFYHGVGFEVTDLRPGAVQEKLDATMYVKGQILNVTRHWQKDFSRDVKTGENIPCWFVDNDGTGLIDGRASDYIVSGLFKTTF; encoded by the exons ATGGTGGAGGTCCACAGTGTGAAAATTGACTGCACTGTGATGTCTCGTTTCGCGCACACCGTCATGACCTCCAAGGCTCTGAATAAAGCAAACTTCTCGCAGGAAATCTTCTTTGAAGTGGAGCTGCCCAAGACCGCCTTCATCACTAACTTCAGCAT GGAAATTGATGGTCAGATGTATGTTGGGGAGGTGAAGGAGAAGGAAAAAGCCAAGAAACAGTATGAGAAGGCTGTTTCCTCAGGACAGACTGCTGGACTGGTCAA AGCTTCTGGAAGGAAGATGGAGAagttttctgtgtctgtcaaCATTGCAGCCAACAGCagtgtgacttttattttgacctaCGAGGAGCTCCTTCAGAGGAAACTGGGCCAGTACGAGATTCTAACCCGAGTTACACCCCAACAACCAGTGCAGGAGTTTCAG ATTGTGGCACTTATCTATGAGCCTCAGGGCATTGCATTTGTTGATGCCACTGCAACTTTCCTCTCCAATGAGCTGCTTCCCCTGGTGGAGAAAACTGTCACAGACACAAAG GCACAGATCTCCTTCTCACCAACACTGGAGCAACAGAGAAAATGTCCAGGATGTGAAAGCACTATAATTGATGGTGATTTCATCATCAAGTACGATGTGAAACGAGAACAGAGCATCGGGGAAGTTCAG ATTGTAAAGGGATACTTTGTGCACTTTTTTGCTCCACCTGACCTGGCCAGAGTCCCAAagaatgttgtgtttgtgattgACACAAGTGGATCAATGAGTGGAAGAAAGATTGCACAG ACCCGAGATGCTCTGGCCGCCATTCTGAAAGACCTCCATGAAGAGGACCACTTTGCTCTCATTCAGTTTGATCATAGGATTCAAACCTGGAAGGACTCTCTTACCAAAGCGACAAAGGGAAATGTGAATAAAGCCATCACCTTCGTCAGGAAACTAAAAGATGATGgat CCACCAATATCAATGATGCTGTACTGATGGCTGTGAAAATGCTGAtgagtgaaagagaaaagaagaaccTTCCAGAGAGGAGTGCagacattattattttactgactGATGGGATGCCAAACAGTG GGGAGTCCAACCTCCTACAGATTCAGCAGAATGTACGCACTGCTGTCGGGGGGAGGATGACTGTGTTCTGTCTTGGATTCGGAAATGATGTGGATTATGCTTTCCTGGATGTGATGGCCAGACAAAACAAAGGGCTTGCCCGCAGAATTTTTGAGGGTTCAGATGCAGCTGTTCAACTCAAG gGTTTCTATGAAGAGGTGTCCAGCCCTCTGCTCCTGGAAGTGGACTTGCGTTATCCTGTCAATGCAGTGGGTTTCTTGACCAAAAACCACTACAGCCAGTTGTTTAATGGCTCAGAGATTGTGGTGGCCGGTCAGCTGACGGACAATGACCTGGACAACTTCATGGTGGAGGTGTTTGGCCAGGGG CCTGAGGAGGACTTCCAGGTGCGGGGAAGGGCTAGCGAGGCAAAGTTGGATGCAATGTACCCAGGACAGGAGTACATTTTTGGGGATTTCACAGAGCGTCTGTGGGCCTACCTCACCATCCAACAGCTACTGGAGACCAG CAACATTGGTACTCAGCAGGAGAAAGAAGAAGCCACAGCCAAGGCCCTGGAATTGTCCCTGCGATACAGCTTCGTCACCCCTGTCACCTCTATGGTTGTCACCAAGCCCGACACTGAAGACGGACCAGACAGCCCTCTCATCGCTGATAAACTGACTGAGG ACCAGCGTCAGAAAGCAGAGAGACACAGGG gTTCCTCTGCCTCTGGTAGGACGTTTCATGGCGGCAGTTCTCATGGTAGTCGTCTACATAATTCTCCCGTCAGAAATGATTACTATGACAGCAGTTCCCATGGCAGCAGTCTCCATGATAGCGGTTCTCGTACCCAATCAGATG TGGACGGAGATCCTCATTTCATGATAGAGCTGCCTGACAGAGATGACGCTCTGTGCTTCAACATCAACGACAAACCAGGAACCATTTTCAGCCTGGTCAGAGACCCAAAATCAG GCTTTGTGGTAAATGGACAAATTATTGGCAAGAAGAAAGTTGTGGAGGATGGAAAGATCAACACCTACTTTGGCCGTTTTGGCATCATCCACCAGAAGCTGGGGGTGAGGCTGGAGGTGAGCACCTGGGACATCTCAGTCTTTCTCAATGACAAGCAGCTCAAGCTGCTGTGGTCTGATGCAGCCTCGATCAAAGACGCTGA TATGGAGTTGAGGTTGACTAAGAACTGCAGTCTGACAGTGACGCTGAAGCACACTGTTAAATTTGAGGtcattaaacacacaaaggTTTGGAAGAGACGCCATGACCAACAAGATTACCTGGGTTTCTACACCCTGGACAGCCACCACTTGTCGACTTCGGTTCATGGTCTGCTAG GTCAGTTCTACCATGGGGTTGGGTTTGAGGTGACAGACCTGCGTCCAGGTGCGGTCCAGGAGAAATTAGATGCCACTATGTATGTGAAGGGACAAATACTCAACGTGACCAG ACACTGGCAGAAAGACTTCAGCAGGGATGTAAAGACTGGGGAAAATATTCCCTGCTGGTTTGTCGACAATGATGGAACCGGCCTCATTGATGGAAGAGCCTCAGACTACATTGTATCTGGGCTTTTTAAGACTACTTTTTGA
- the LOC121954985 gene encoding inter-alpha-trypsin inhibitor heavy chain H3-like, which yields MSGLQGVRLLLLWGCVCLWLPSLARGALVISGDHEALQEIRGAAKSLQKRSTNEAKVEVHSVKVDCTVMSRFAHTVMTSKALNKANFSQEIFFEVELPKTAFITNFSMEIESQVYVGQVKEKEKAKKQYEKAVSSGQTAGLVKASGRKMEKFSVSVNIAAYSNVTFILTYEELLQRKLGQYEILTRVKPKQRVQEFQIVTNIYEPQGISYVDTHATFLTNELLPLVEKTVTDNKAHISFSPTMEEQRKCPDCDGTLIDGDFIIKYDVNRAKSLGDIQVVNGYFVHFFAPPDLPRVPKNVVFVIDRSGSMSGRKIEQTRQALLSILKDIHEEDYFALIIFDHGFQTWRESLTKATKENVAQAMEYVRNIRIGGSTNINDPLLKGVAMLVKDRQEKRIPERSVDMIILLTDGNPDGGRSAIPRIQENVRSAIGGNMSLFCLGFGNDVEYSFLDLMSKQNKGVARRIFEGSDAELQLQGFYEEVASPLLSEVDLRYPENSVDFLTTNHYSQLFNGSEIVVAGRLMDNDLDNFMVEVFGQGFEEDFRVQGQPSAVDWDVIYPDEDYIFGDFTERLWAYLTIQQLLEKSKSGATDEKQNATAKALEMSLHYSFVTPLTSMVVTKPETEDGTDTPLIADKLTEEQRQQAERMSYHHAPPSYGYRPSSPTYLVDGDPHFMIELPDRDDALCFNINEMPGTIFNLVRDPEQGILVNGEIIGDKKLPPDGKINTYFWRFGIIHQTLGVRLEVSTQDISVLQDGKRVKLLWSDTASLKEPNVDLLLTKDRSLTVTLKDSVKFVVLLHKVWAKHPYHRDYLGFYTLDSHLLSPSVHGLLGQFYHGIEFEVSELRPGEVPEKPDATMYVKGQELNVTRGWQRDFRRDIKNGENVPCWFVHSNGTGLIDGDVADYIMSGLFKTY from the exons ATGTCTGGACTGCAGGGTGTtcgactgctgctgctgtggggcTGCGTCTGCCTCTGGCTGCCCAGCCTGGCTCGGGGGGCTCTGGTGATTTCCGGGGACCATGAAGCTCTGCAG gaGATAAGAGGAGCTGCCAAATCACTGCAG AAAAGAAGCACAAATGAAGCCAAG GTGGAGGTGCACAGTGTGAAAGTTGACTGCACTGTGATGTCTCGTTTCGCTCACACCGTCATGACCTCCAAGGCTCTGAATAAAGCAAACTTCTCGCAGGAAATCTTCTTTGAAGTGGAGCTGCCCAAGACGGCCTTCATCACTAACTTCAGCAT GGAAATTGAGAGCCAGGTGTATGTTGggcaagtgaaagaaaaagagaaagccaAGAAACAGTACGAGAAGGCTGTGTCCTCTGGACAGACTGCTGGACTGGTCAA GGCATCTGGAAGAAAGATGGAGAAGTTTTCAGTGTCTGTCAACATTGCAGCTTACAGCAATGTGACTTTTATTCTGACCTACGAGGAGCTCCTTCAGAGGAAACTGGGCCAGTACGAGATCCTGACTCGAGTTAAACCTAAACAACGGGTCCAGGAGTTTCAG ATTGTGACAAACATCTATGAGCCTCAGGGCATTTCTTATGTGGATACTCACGCAACCTTTCTCACCAACGAGCTGCTCCCCCTGGTGGAGAAGACTGTCACAGACAACAAG GCCCACATCTCTTTCTCACCAACtatggaggagcagaggaagtGTCCAGATTGTGACGGAACGCTGATTGATGGAGATTTTATCATCAAGTACGATGTGAACCGAGCAAAGAGCCTCGGGGACATTCAG GTTGTGAATGGATACTTTGTGCACTTCTTTGCTCCCCCTGACCTGCCCAGAGTCCCAAAAAATGTGGTGTTTGTGATAGACAGGAGCGGATCAATGAGTGGAAGAAAGATAGAACAG ACGCGACAGGCATTGCTGTCCATCCTTAAAGACATCCACGAAGAGGACTACTTTGCCCTCATTATATTTGATCATGGCTTTCAGACTTGGAGGGAATCCCTTACCAAAGCGACCAAGGAAAACGTGGCTCAAGCAATGGAATACGTCAGAAATATACGCATCGGTGGat cAACCAATATCAATGATCCATTGTTGAAAGGTGTGGCAATGCTGGTCAAAGACAGGCAGGAGAAGAGGATCCCAGAGAGGAGCGTTGATATGATTATTTTACTCACCGATGGAAATCCAGATGGTG gaaGGTCTGCCATACCACGTATTCAGGAGAACGTGCGTTCTGCTATTGGAGGAAACATGTCTCTGTTCTGTCTGGGATTCGGAAACGACGTTGAGTACTCCTTCCTGGATTTGATgagcaaacaaaacaagggaGTGGCTCGCAGAATCTTTGAGGGTTCAGATGCAGAACTGCAACTTCAG GGTTTCTATGAGGAGGTGGCCAGCCCTCTGCTCTCAGAGGTGGACCTGCGTTATCCTGAAAACTCAGTGGACTTCCTGACTACCAACCACTACAGCCAGTTGTTTAACGGCTCAGAGATTGTGGTGGCTGGTCGGCTGATGGACAATGACCTGGACAACTTCATGGTGGAAGTGTTTGGCCAAGGG TTTGAGGAGGACTTCAGAGTGCAGGGCCAGCCCAGTGCTGTGGACTGGGACGTGATATACCCAGATGAGGACTACATTTTCGGAGATTTCACAGAGCGTCTGTGGGCTTATCTCACCATCCAGCAGCTACTGGAGAAGAG CAAAAGTGGTGCCACAGACGAGAAACAAAACGCCACAGCAAAGGCCCTGGAAATGTCTCTGCATTACAGCTTTGTCACCCCTCTCACCTCCATGGTGGTCACCAAACCTGAAACTGAGGATGGGACAGACACTCCTCTCATTGCTGACAAACTGACTGAGG aGCAAAGACAACAGGCAGAAAGAATGT CATACCACCATGCACCCCCATCATATGGTTACCGTCCATCATCACCCACATATTTAG TGGATGGAGATCCTCATTTCATGATAGAGCTCCCTGACAGAGACGATGCTCTGTGCTTCAATATCAACGAAATGCCAGGAACCATTTTCAACCTGGTCAGAGACCCAGAACAAG GTATTTTGGTCAATGGTGAGATCATCGGAGACAAGAAACTGCCCCCTGATGGTAAAATTAACACCTATTTTTGGCGTTTTGGCATCATCCACCAGACTCTGGGGGTGAGGCTGGAGGTTAGCACTCAGGATATCTCAGTGCTCCAGGACGGCAAACGGGTCAAACTGCTGTGGTCTGATACAGCTTCCTTAAAGGAACCAAA TGTGGATCTCCTCTTGACCAAAGACCGCAGCTTAACAGTGACTCTGAAGGATTCAGTTAAGTTTGTCGTCCTGCTTCACAAAGTGTGGGCGAAGCACCCATACCACCGGGACTACTTGGGTTTCTACACCCTGGACAGCCATCTTCTGTCCCCTTCTGTTCACGGCCTGCTAG GTCAGTTCTACCATGGGATTGAATTTGAGGTGTCAGAGCTGCGTCCAGGTGAAGTCCCGGAGAAACCTGACGCCACTATGTATGTGAAAGGACAAGAGCTCAATGTGACCAG AGGCTGGCAGAGAGACTTCAGGAGGGACATCAAGAACGGAGAAAATGTTCCCTGCTGGTTCGTTCACAGTAATGGAACAGGCCTCATTGATGGAGATGTAGCAGACTACATTATGTCAggcctttttaaaacatattaa
- the LOC121954972 gene encoding inter-alpha-trypsin inhibitor heavy chain H3-like isoform X1 → MAAQRLFCFPIMPVIWRVLLLWICVRICPPTQVQGALVVSRGDAVMQDTEEAVGPRSIKKRSINSANMVEVHSVKIDCTVMSRFAHTVMTSKALNKANFSQEIFFEVELPKTAFITNFSMEIDGQMYVGEVKEKEKAKKQYEKAVSSGQTAGLVKASGRKMEKFSVSVNIAANSSVTFILTYEELLQRKLGQYEILTRVTPQQPVQEFQIVALIYEPQGIAFVDATATFLSNELLPLVEKTVTDTKAQISFSPTLEQQRKCPGCESTIIDGDFIIKYDVKREQSIGEVQIVKGYFVHFFAPPDLARVPKNVVFVIDTSGSMSGRKIAQTRDALAAILKDLHEEDHFALIQFDHRIQTWKDSLTKATKGNVNKAITFVRKLKDDGSTNINDAVLMAVKMLMSEREKKNLPERSADIIILLTDGMPNSGESNLLQIQQNVRTAVGGRMTVFCLGFGNDVDYAFLDVMARQNKGLARRIFEGSDAAVQLKGFYEEVSSPLLLEVDLRYPVNAVGFLTKNHYSQLFNGSEIVVAGQLTDNDLDNFMVEVFGQGPEEDFQVRGRASEAKLDAMYPGQEYIFGDFTERLWAYLTIQQLLETSNIGTQQEKEEATAKALELSLRYSFVTPVTSMVVTKPDTEDGPDSPLIADKLTEDQRQKAERHRGSSASGRTFHGGSSHGSRLHNSPVRNDYYDSSSHGSSLHDSGSRTQSDVDGDPHFMIELPDRDDALCFNINDKPGTIFSLVRDPKSGFVVNGQIIGKKKVVEDGKINTYFGRFGIIHQKLGVRLEVSTWDISVFLNDKQLKLLWSDAASIKDADMELRLTKNCSLTVTLKHTVKFEVIKHTKVWKRRHDQQDYLGFYTLDSHHLSTSVHGLLGQFYHGVGFEVTDLRPGAVQEKLDATMYVKGQILNVTRHWQKDFSRDVKTGENIPCWFVDNDGTGLIDGRASDYIVSGLFKTTF, encoded by the exons ATGGCGGCGCAGAGGCTCTTCTGTTTCCCAATCATGCCTGTGATCTGGAGAGTCCTGCTGCTGTGGATTTGTGTCCGCATCTGTCCTCCAACTCAGGTCCAGGGAGCTCTCGTCGTGTCTCGCGGAGATGCAGTGATGcag GACACTGAAGAAGCTGTGGGCCCGCGGTCTATAAAG AAAAGAAGCATAAATTCTGCAAAT ATGGTGGAGGTCCACAGTGTGAAAATTGACTGCACTGTGATGTCTCGTTTCGCGCACACCGTCATGACCTCCAAGGCTCTGAATAAAGCAAACTTCTCGCAGGAAATCTTCTTTGAAGTGGAGCTGCCCAAGACCGCCTTCATCACTAACTTCAGCAT GGAAATTGATGGTCAGATGTATGTTGGGGAGGTGAAGGAGAAGGAAAAAGCCAAGAAACAGTATGAGAAGGCTGTTTCCTCAGGACAGACTGCTGGACTGGTCAA AGCTTCTGGAAGGAAGATGGAGAagttttctgtgtctgtcaaCATTGCAGCCAACAGCagtgtgacttttattttgacctaCGAGGAGCTCCTTCAGAGGAAACTGGGCCAGTACGAGATTCTAACCCGAGTTACACCCCAACAACCAGTGCAGGAGTTTCAG ATTGTGGCACTTATCTATGAGCCTCAGGGCATTGCATTTGTTGATGCCACTGCAACTTTCCTCTCCAATGAGCTGCTTCCCCTGGTGGAGAAAACTGTCACAGACACAAAG GCACAGATCTCCTTCTCACCAACACTGGAGCAACAGAGAAAATGTCCAGGATGTGAAAGCACTATAATTGATGGTGATTTCATCATCAAGTACGATGTGAAACGAGAACAGAGCATCGGGGAAGTTCAG ATTGTAAAGGGATACTTTGTGCACTTTTTTGCTCCACCTGACCTGGCCAGAGTCCCAAagaatgttgtgtttgtgattgACACAAGTGGATCAATGAGTGGAAGAAAGATTGCACAG ACCCGAGATGCTCTGGCCGCCATTCTGAAAGACCTCCATGAAGAGGACCACTTTGCTCTCATTCAGTTTGATCATAGGATTCAAACCTGGAAGGACTCTCTTACCAAAGCGACAAAGGGAAATGTGAATAAAGCCATCACCTTCGTCAGGAAACTAAAAGATGATGgat CCACCAATATCAATGATGCTGTACTGATGGCTGTGAAAATGCTGAtgagtgaaagagaaaagaagaaccTTCCAGAGAGGAGTGCagacattattattttactgactGATGGGATGCCAAACAGTG GGGAGTCCAACCTCCTACAGATTCAGCAGAATGTACGCACTGCTGTCGGGGGGAGGATGACTGTGTTCTGTCTTGGATTCGGAAATGATGTGGATTATGCTTTCCTGGATGTGATGGCCAGACAAAACAAAGGGCTTGCCCGCAGAATTTTTGAGGGTTCAGATGCAGCTGTTCAACTCAAG gGTTTCTATGAAGAGGTGTCCAGCCCTCTGCTCCTGGAAGTGGACTTGCGTTATCCTGTCAATGCAGTGGGTTTCTTGACCAAAAACCACTACAGCCAGTTGTTTAATGGCTCAGAGATTGTGGTGGCCGGTCAGCTGACGGACAATGACCTGGACAACTTCATGGTGGAGGTGTTTGGCCAGGGG CCTGAGGAGGACTTCCAGGTGCGGGGAAGGGCTAGCGAGGCAAAGTTGGATGCAATGTACCCAGGACAGGAGTACATTTTTGGGGATTTCACAGAGCGTCTGTGGGCCTACCTCACCATCCAACAGCTACTGGAGACCAG CAACATTGGTACTCAGCAGGAGAAAGAAGAAGCCACAGCCAAGGCCCTGGAATTGTCCCTGCGATACAGCTTCGTCACCCCTGTCACCTCTATGGTTGTCACCAAGCCCGACACTGAAGACGGACCAGACAGCCCTCTCATCGCTGATAAACTGACTGAGG ACCAGCGTCAGAAAGCAGAGAGACACAGGG gTTCCTCTGCCTCTGGTAGGACGTTTCATGGCGGCAGTTCTCATGGTAGTCGTCTACATAATTCTCCCGTCAGAAATGATTACTATGACAGCAGTTCCCATGGCAGCAGTCTCCATGATAGCGGTTCTCGTACCCAATCAGATG TGGACGGAGATCCTCATTTCATGATAGAGCTGCCTGACAGAGATGACGCTCTGTGCTTCAACATCAACGACAAACCAGGAACCATTTTCAGCCTGGTCAGAGACCCAAAATCAG GCTTTGTGGTAAATGGACAAATTATTGGCAAGAAGAAAGTTGTGGAGGATGGAAAGATCAACACCTACTTTGGCCGTTTTGGCATCATCCACCAGAAGCTGGGGGTGAGGCTGGAGGTGAGCACCTGGGACATCTCAGTCTTTCTCAATGACAAGCAGCTCAAGCTGCTGTGGTCTGATGCAGCCTCGATCAAAGACGCTGA TATGGAGTTGAGGTTGACTAAGAACTGCAGTCTGACAGTGACGCTGAAGCACACTGTTAAATTTGAGGtcattaaacacacaaaggTTTGGAAGAGACGCCATGACCAACAAGATTACCTGGGTTTCTACACCCTGGACAGCCACCACTTGTCGACTTCGGTTCATGGTCTGCTAG GTCAGTTCTACCATGGGGTTGGGTTTGAGGTGACAGACCTGCGTCCAGGTGCGGTCCAGGAGAAATTAGATGCCACTATGTATGTGAAGGGACAAATACTCAACGTGACCAG ACACTGGCAGAAAGACTTCAGCAGGGATGTAAAGACTGGGGAAAATATTCCCTGCTGGTTTGTCGACAATGATGGAACCGGCCTCATTGATGGAAGAGCCTCAGACTACATTGTATCTGGGCTTTTTAAGACTACTTTTTGA